The following are from one region of the Coffea eugenioides isolate CCC68of chromosome 2, Ceug_1.0, whole genome shotgun sequence genome:
- the LOC113759470 gene encoding thaumatin-like protein: MALWRLCFVLLFSYLGADAKLFTFRNDCEVTLWPGILANAGKPQLANGGFRLPPHSAATIFAPTGWAGRFWARSQCTFDETGNGKCATGDCGGALWCNGAGGVPPATLAEFSLDNPKDFYDISLVDGFNIPISIVPSLTNCSGAECTADLNRQCRPELQVTSDGKVVACKSACLAFGKPEFCCAGSNSNPNTCKPSVYSKEFKAACPTAYSYAFDDPTSTFTCQGADYSIIFC; the protein is encoded by the coding sequence GAGCTGATGCAAAATTATTTACTTTCAGAAATGATTGTGAGGTCACACTATGGCCAGGGATCTTAGCAAATGCAGGAAAACCCCAGCTAGCCAACGGTGGTTTCCGTCTACCACCACATTCTGCTGCAACCATCTTTGCACCTACTGGATGGGCCGGCCGCTTCTGGGCACGCAGCCAATGCACCTTTGACGAAACCGGCAACGGAAAGTGCGCCACCGGTGACTGCGGTGGAGCCTTATGGTGTAACGGCGCGGGTGGTGTACCACCAGCAACGCTTGCTGAGTTCAGCCTTGATAACCCCAAGGATTTCTATGACATTAGCCTTGTGGATGGATTCAACATCCCAATCTCTATAGTCCCTTCTCTGACAAATTGTTCCGGGGCAGAATGTACTGCAGACTTGAACAGGCAATGTCGACCAGAACTGCAAGTTACATCAGATGGGAAGGTGGTTGCATGCAAAAGTGCATGCCTTGCTTTTGGTAAACCTGAATTCTGTTGTGCAGGAAGCAACAGTAACCCAAATACGTGCAAGCCTTCAGTGTATTCTAAAGAGTTCAAAGCTGCCTGCCCAACAGCTTATTCCTATGCTTTTGATGATCCAACCAGTACTTTTACCTGCCAAGGAGCTGATTACTCTATAATTTTCTGCTGA